From the Nevskiales bacterium genome, the window TGGAGCCGACCCCGCCGGCGGCGGCGTGGATCAGCACCGTATCGCCGGCCTTGACCGGGTAGGTACGGCGCAGCAAGTACTGGGCGGTCATGCCGGCCAGCATCATGGCGGCGGCGGTCTCCTCGGCGATGCCCTCGGGCAGCTTGACCAGTCGCACCGCCGGCATCAGCCGTACCTCGGCATAGGCGCCGACCGGTCCGCCGGCATAGGCCACGCGGTCGCCCGGGGACAGATCACTGACGCCCTCGCCTACCGCCTCGACCACGCCCGCGCCCTCGGAACCCAGGCCGCTCGGCAGCGACGGCAGCGGATAGAGACCGCTGCGATGGTAGGTATCGATGAAGTTCAGGCCGATCGCGGTCTGGCGCAGACGCACTTCGCCCGGGCCGGGCTCGCCCACGGCGACCTCTTCCCAGCGCAGCACCTCGGGACCGCCGTATTCGTAGATGCGGATGGCATAGGGCATGTTCTCTCCTCGCTATCGGGAATTGCGCAATCGAGGGGAGTATAGCCGCGCGCTCCGCTGCCGGATGCAGGAACGCGCGCGCTCGGCCGCCAGTGCGCCCCGCTCGCGGGGATGCAGAGCGGCAGCAGGAGCAGAATGCGCAATACCTGCAAGAGCCGTTTCATGCTGGCCTCACAGACGGCTCAGCACATCGCGCAAGATGCTGCACAGCTCGTCGATGTGCTGCTTCTCGGCGATCAGCGCCGGGGCGATGATGCCGGCGTCACCGGTGGTCTTGATGTGCAGGCCGGCGTCGAACAAGCGCTTCTGCACCTCGTGGCCGCGCCGTCCCGGCACACCGTCGCAGAGCAGGTCGATGCCGGCCAGCATGCCGTAGCCGCGGATATCGCTCACCAGCGGCAAGTCGCGCAGTTCGAACAGGCTGTCGAGGAAATAGCCGGACATCGCCGCGGCACGCTCGAACAGCTGCTCGCGCTGGTACCGGTATGGCTCCAGTAGTACATACCCTCGGCCCGCACCACCAGGCGCGGATCGGCCTTGAAGGCGCGGTTGCCGGTAAACGGCATCCAGTGATAGCTGAGGTCGATAGCGGTCACAGACATCGTCGTCAGTCCTCCGGCAGGATGAGGAACATTGGCCGCTGACACGCTCGCCCGGGCGAAGCCACAGCCGCCAAACTGACCGAAACGTAGTCTCCGGCCGCAGGCGCTGTTAGAGCCAGTGCGCGCCATTCGATGAGACCAGATCGCCCCCAGACTCTGCTAAGCTTGGGCTTGACTCCTCCGCTCCCGTCTCTGTTCCTCATCGAGGAGCCCCGCGTCAATGAAGCCCCGCGTCGACGACGTCATGTGGCAGCGGCTGTTCAGCCGCTACAGCCACGCTCACACCACCCTGCAGCAACGGATTCGCGAAACCCTGGTGGCGGCCATCCTCGACGGTCATCTGCGGCCCGATACCGCCCTGCCCTCCTGCCGCGAACTCGCCCGCCACCTCGGCGTCGCCCGCAGCACCGTGGTGCTGGCCTACCAGCATCTGGTCGACGAAGGCTTTCTGATCGCCCGGGAGCGCAGCGGCTATTACATCAACCGCGAGATTCTGATCGGCCGCGTGCACCACGATCCCGATCTCCATCCCACCCTGGCAGACCAGCCGGCCTGGAGCGAGCGGCTGCGCATCCATCCCTCGGCCCAGCGCAACATCGTCAAGCCGCGCGACTGGAAGCGCCACCCCTATCCCTTCATCTACGGCCAGCTCGACCCCGAGCTGTTCCCCATCGCCGAGTGGCGCGAGTGCTGCCGTCAGGCGCTCAGCGTGGCCGAGATCCGCGCCTGGGCCACCGACAGCATCGACCGCGACGACAGCCTGCTGCTCGAGCAGATCCAGACCCGCCTGCTGCCGCGCCGCGGCGTGTTCGCCACCGCCGAGGAGATCCTCATCACCCTGGGGGCGCAGCACGCCCTGTACTTGCTGGCTCAGTTGCTGATCGGTCCCGGCGACACGCTGGGCATGGAGGAGCCGGGCTATCCGGACGCGCGCAACATCTTCGCCCTGTGCACCGACCGGCTGCGCCCCATCCCGGTCGACGACGATGGGCTGGTGGTAGACGAGCGGCTGAGCGGTTGTGCCTACGTCTACGTCACGCCCAGCCATCAGTCGCCGACCACCGTCACCATGCCGCTGGCGCGCCGCGAGGCCCTGCTGGCGCGGGCGATACGCGACGATTTCGTCCTCATCGAGGACGACTACGAGAGCGAGATCAATTTCGTGGGCGAGCCGTGCCCGGCCCTGAAGAGCCTGGACACCGCCAATCGCGTGATCTACGTGGGCAGCCTGTCGAAGACCCTGGCTCCGGGACTGCGCCTTGGCTTCATGGTCGGGCCGTCGGACCTGATCCGCGAGGCACGGGCGCTGCGGCGGCTGATGCTGCGCCATCCACCGGCCAACAACGAGCGCGCGGTGGCGTTGTTCCTGGCCATGGGCTACCACGATGCGTTGCTGCGCCATCTCGGCGCCGCCTACAAAGTGCGCTGGGAGGCGATGGGCGCGGCGCTCAACCGCCATCTGCCGGATTCGGCGCGGATGCCGAGCTTCGGCGGCACCGCCTACTGGGTGCGCGGCCCCGCGGCGCTGGATGCCCGGGTGCTGCAGGCGGCGGCCTACGAGCGCGGCATCATCATCGAAGCCGGCGATATCAACTTCATGGCCAGCGACCCGCCGCGCAACTTCTTCCGTCTGGGTTTTTCCTCCATCCCCACCGAGCGCATCGAGCCCGGCATCCGCTTGCTCGCCGAGCTGATCTACCGGCTGGCCTGAGTGCGCTTGGCGTGCGGGGTGCCGCTTTCGTCGCCGGTGATGCTTTCCGCTTCGATTGCGGCCAGAGCATCGGCAGCACGACGCAGGGCCGGCAAGTACTGCAGCGCTTTCTCTCGCGTCATGCGTATGATCGGGCCCTGGATCGCTATGCCCATATTCGAGCGCCCGCTCGGCGACGGGACCAGAACCGCGATGCACAACAGACCGGGTAGGAACTCCTCGTCGTCGATACTGTAGCCAGCGGCCCGTACGCGCTCGATCTCGGCTTCGAGCTGGGCGAGGTCGGTCAGGGTATTCTGGGTGTAGCGCTCGAGCGGTGCATGCGCCAGCAACCGGCGCCGCTGGGCCGGGGTCATCTGCGCCAGGAAGAGCTTGCCGCTTGCCGAACAATGCGCCGGCACGCGCGACCCCGGGTGCAGATAGAAGCGCAGCGGTGCGGCCGTTTCGACGCGATCGAGATACAGCACCTCGCTGCCGGAAAAGGCGGTGATATTGCAGCTCTCCCCCACCTCCTCCACGAGCTGGCGCAACACAATGTGCCGAGCGCCGTGCACGGTGTTGTTCAACAGCAAGTTTTCGGCCAGACGGTGCAGCCGCACACCGGTGCTGTAATGCCGCCCGTCCCCGTCCCGTTGCAGCATCCCCGCCGCCTCCAACTGCTGCAGCATGCGGTGGAGCGTCGGCTTGGGCAGCCCCGTCTCCTCCACCAGCCCCTGCAGGGACACGAGCTGGTCCTTCTCGGCGATCACCTCTAGCAGCGCAAACAGGCGCATCGTCGGCGTATCGCCATCGATCTTTGGCACTTCAGTCTTCATCACGCGAGTCAAAGCCATGGCAGTCCAGTCCCGTTACGTTTCTTAAAAGAGTACAAATCGTATCGCTTTTCGAAATTTTACATTGACACGCGACAAACTTCCACCTAAAGTCTCATCGTATTTCGTTTATCGGAACTAAAAGTACCATTTTTTTAAAAGAACCCCATCATGAAAGCGATCAACCGCATCATCGACCGGGCCCGGGCCCAGCCCGGCAGGATTGTGCTGTGCGAAGGCGAGGATCCGCGCATCTTGCAGGCGGCGCTGCGGGCGACCCGCGAGGGTACCGCCAAGATCATCCTGGTCGGTAATCGGGCAAAAATCGAACACGCCGCCGACACCAACGCGATCAGTCTGGCCGATATGGAAATCATCGATCCGGCCGACTCGCCCCTGATCCCGACCTTTGCCGAAGAGCTGTTCGCGCTGCGCCGGAAAAAGGGGATGACCCTGGAGCAGGCGCAGCAGGAAGTCTTGAAACCGCTGTGTTTCGCCAACCTGATGGTACGCCTCGGCCACGCCGACGGCTCGGTCGCCGGTGCGGTTCACACCACGGCCGATGTGGTACGCAATGCCATCCAGATCATCGGCGTCGATCCGGCCTGCAAGCTCGTGTCGAGCTTCTTCTTGATGATGCTGTGCCAGCCCTTCCATACGCTCAAGGGCGGGCTGATATTCTCGGACTGCGGCCTGGTGGTCGACCCGAACGCGGAGGAGTTGGCCGACATCGCGATGGCCGCTGCCGACAGCGCGCGCAGCCTGCTGGCGGAAGAGCCCCGGGTGGCGATGCTGTCCTTCTCCACCAGTGGCAGCGCCAAGCATGCCGCCGTGGACAAGGTGGTGAACGCGACCCACATCGTCAAAGCCCAGCGCCCGGGCCTCGCCATCGACGGCGATGTGCAGCTCGATGCCGCGATCGTGGCCGAAATCGCCAACCGCAAACTGCCCGACTCGCAGGTCAAGGGCAAGGCCAACGTGCTGATCTTCCCCAACCTCGCGGCCGGTAACATCGGCTACAAGCTTGCCGAGCGCGTCGGCGGCGCGGTGGCGATCGGCCCGCTGCTGCAGGGTCTGGCGAAGCCGGCCAACGACCTGTCGCGGGGCTGCAGCGCGGAAGACATCTTCCATGTGATCGCGGTGACCGTGGTGCAGGCGCAGATGGCCGCTGCCAAGGCGCACGGGTAAGCGCCATGCGCAGCCGCGCTTGGCCATGAGCATCGACAGCCTGCTTGCGCTGCTGGCGATCGTCGCCGTCGGCACCTACTTCCAGACGGTGACCGGGTTCGGGCTGGGCATGATCGTGATGGGTGCGACGAGCGGCTTCGCGCTGGCACCGGTCAGCGTGGCCGCGGCCGTCGTGAGCCTGGTCACCCTGGTGAACAGCGCGGTCGCGCTCCCGGGCAAGCTGCACCATATCGACTGGCGCGCGGCGCGTGCGGTACTGGTGGGCGTCGGGCCGGCGATCATCGCCGGTGTGCTGCTGCTCGATTACCTGAGCAGCGTCACCGCACGTCTGCTGCAGTTCCTGCTCGGTGCTGCAATCATCTACAGCGGCGTTGTCTTTGCCCGGCGCCCGGCCCAGTTGCCTGAACGTTCATCCGACCGCAGCTTCTTCATCAGCGGCTTCGCCTCCGGCCTCTTCGGCGGCCTCTTCGGTATGGCCGGCCCACCGGTGATCTTCCATTTCTACCGCCAGCCGCTGGAGCTGGTTGCGATTCGCAACATGCTGCTGCTCGTGTTCGCCTTCACCTCGGGCAGCCGCACGCTCTTCATCGCCGCCCAGGGCAGACTGGATAGCGAAATCTGGCTGCTGACAGCCTGCGCCGTGCCGCTCGTCGCACTCGCGACCGTGCTCGGCCGACGCTACCCGCCGCCCTTTGCGCCGCAGGCGATGCGCCGCGTCGCCTGCGCCGCGTTGCTCGTCATCGGGGCCTCTCTGGTGATGTCGGCTCTCACCTTTACCGGCGGCTAATATCGGCTTGCTTTAGCCCGCTCCCGGAGGGAGAGGGGATGCGCACTCCCCCTCCCCTTCGCCCCGCGAGACAAATCCGCCGGCGCGGCTTTGGACGCCCGCTCGTGACCGATCAAGCGAACGAGCTCGAAGAACAGTTCGTTGTCGAGCGCGCGCGACAGGTCGGTCGCGAGGCGGCGCCGATAGAAGGGGCTCAGATCGAGGCCGACGCCGAGGCCGAGGATCTCCACATCGCGCTGCAATTCGTGCCGCGCCACCACCGCCTTGAGGTGGTTGTCAAGATAGTAGGCATCGTTGGCGAGAGTGGTGGCGCTGTCCATCGGACAACCGTCGGAGATCACGATCAGGATGCGCCTGTCGGCGCTGTGCCCGAGCATGCGGTTGCAGGCCCACTCGACCGCCTCGCCGTCTATGCCCTCGCGAAACAGATCGACCTTGAGCAGCGCGGCGATGTCGGTGCGCGCACGCCGCCAGCTGCGCCCGGCCTCCTTGAACACCATGTGACAGACCTCATTGAGCCGGCCGGGATACTTCGGCCGGCCGCGGGCGAGCCACTCGCGTTGCGCGCGACCACCATTCCAGGCACCGGTGGTGAAGCCCAGGATTTCGGTCGTCACCCCGGCCAGCTCGAGCGCCCGGACCAGGATATCGACCATCACCGTGACCGGTTCGATATACTCCTTCATGGAGCCCGAGCAATCGACGAGCAACGTCACCAGGCAGTTCGCCTTCGGCCGGTAGCGCTCGATGCGAAACAGCCGGCGCTCGGCGGGCGAACTGATCAGCTGCGCCAGACGGCGGCCATCGACATAGCCTTCTTCCTCGCCGAAGCGCCAGCCATCGCGCTGCGGCACGGTCAGGATGGCGGCCAACATACGCGCCAGCCGGGCGATGTTGATGCCCTGGCCGGCGACGCGCCGATCGATGCGCTCACGGTATTCCTGCAACAGCGCCTTACGCACCAGCGCGCTCGCCTGCACTTCCCGATCGTAACGGGTGGTAAACACCCGGTAGCCGTCCCCGCTCGCCGCAAACACCTTGCTGTCGCCAGTGGTCGCGGCGGCGATGCCGTCCCCCTCCTCCCGATCGAAATCGAGCAGCAACGAGAACGCGTGGCGGGCCTCGGCGTCGCTCCGCTCGCCGGACTCGGCGCCATCCTGCTCGGCATTGGCCGAGCGGATCATGGCGCCGACGCTGCGCGCAATGGCGAGCGCATGGGGCGCGAACGCGGCCTGATCGTTGCGTTGGCGGCGCATACCGGCCAGCGCAGCGCCGAGCACCGGCACGATGGCAGCGCGCGTCGCCTCGATCAGATCCTCGGTATCTGCGAGCACCGCCTGCCCCGTCAGGCGCGACCAGCAGATCTGGGCCACGGTGTAGAGCAGGATGCCGAGTGCGCTCTCGGTGAGGCCTGAGCGGTAAAACGCGCGCGACCATTCCTCGAAGCGATGGCGCAGGTTGTGCGCCATGCCCGGCATTTGCGCAGGCACCAGCGTTTCTACGCGTAATTGCTCGAGCAGCTCGAAGATCAGCCGTTCCACCGGCTCCGCGGGGCAGAGTCGCCGATGCAGTTCCGCATCCGAATGCTGCAGCCGCAACGCCATACCGTCGGTGACGGCACGGCAGGCGCCGAAGTCATCGCCGTCGGGGTCGGTGCGCAGGTGCGGCGCCGCCACCGGCAGCGGCCGCGTGCCGCAATACAGCCGCCGGCCGCGGTAGTGCAGAGCGGGCTCGCCGGTGAGCGCGCGGATCGCGGCGGCGCACAACTCCTCGACTTTCTGCTGGCGCTGCGCCTTCTGCTGCGGCGTGAGCACTACCGGCCTCCCGGAGCAGCGGCGGCGGATTCGCGCATCCACGATTCCTCCAGCTCCTGAGCGAAGCAGCGCTGGTAGTACTCGGCGACGATCGGCCGCTCCACCTCGTCGCACTTGTTGAGGAAGGAAAGCCGGAAGGCGAGCGCCGGATCGCGGAAGATCTCGCAGTTCTCCGCCCAGGTGATCACGGTACGCGGCGACATCAGCGTGGAGAGGTCGCCTGCGGCAAAGCCCTTTCGCGTGAGCTCGGCAAGCGCGACCATGGATTCGATCAGCCTGCGGCCCTTCTCGGTGTTCTTCTCCGGCACGCGCGCCAGCACGATCGCCACCTCCTCGTCCCGCGGCAGGTAGTTCAGCGTCGCCACGATGTTCCAGCGATCGATCTGCGCATGATTCAGCACCTGGGTGCCGTGGTACATGCCGGACAGGTTGCCCAGCCCGACGGTGTTCGAGGTGGCAAACAGACGGAAATAGGGATGCGGGCGGATCACGCGGTTCTGATCGAGCAGGGTGAACTTGCCGTCGCGCTCGAGGATGCGCTGGATCACGAACATCACATCGGGGCGGCCGGCGTCGTATTCGTCGAAGATCAGCGCCACCGGCCGCTGCAGCGCCCAGGGCACGATGCCTTCCTGAAACTCCGTCACCTGCAGGCCATCGCGCACCACGATCGTGTCCTTGCCCACCAGATCCAGCCGGCTGATGTGACCATCGAGATTGACCCGCACGCAGGGCCAGTTCAGGCGTGCCGCCACCTGCTCGATATGGGTCGATTTGCCGGTGCCGTGCAGCCCCTGGACCATCACCCGGCGATCGCGCGTGAAGCCGGCCAGGATCGCCAGCGTCACATCAGGGTTGAAGCGGTAGGCCTCGTCGATCTCGGGCACATGGTCGTTGCGCTCGGAGAACGCCGGCACCTTGAGCTCGGTGTCGATACCGAACAGCTCGCGCACCGAAACCATGCGCTCGGGTTTGCTCAACAAGATTTCCGTCACGCCCGTCTCCTCCGGTCGTTCTGCTCAAGGGGCAGGCCTGGCCGCGCGGCCAGAGACTTTCACTGGTACCCGATCATATATCAGTCTCTAAAAACGATGCAATACGTACCATTTTTTGAAATTAGATATTGACCTTCATGTCAATGCTGCTTAAATTTGTGCCACATCTCGGTTATCGGAACGATTCATACCGTTTTCATGACCAAGATCCGAACCCAACTCAGGAGACAGCCCATGAGCACACAGCCCCGTCCCGAGCCCCGCCGCGTCGCCAGCGGCCCGCAGAAGATGACCCCCTCCGAAGCCTTCGTCGAAACCCTGGTCGCCTACGGCGTCACTGACATCTTCGGCATCATGGGCTCGGCCTTCATGGACGCCATGGACATCTTCGCCCCAGCCGGCATCCGCTTCATCCCGGTGGTGCACGAGCAGGGCGCGGCGCACATGGCCGACGGCTATGCGCGGGTGTCGGGCCGCCACGGCGTGGTCATCGGCCAGAACGGCCCCGGTATCAGCAACTGCGTGACCGCCATCGCCGCCGCCTACTGGGCGCATACGCCGGTGGTGATCGTCACGCCCGAGGCCGGCACCATGACCATGGGCTTGGGCGGCTTCCAGGAGTGCAACCAGCTGCCGATGTTCCAGGAGTTCACCAAGTACCAGGGCCACGTCACCCACCCGGCGCGCATGGCCGAGTTCACCGCCCGCTGCTTCGACCGCGCCCTCTCCGACATGGGCCCGACCCAGCTCAACATCCCGCGCGACTACTTCTACGGCGAGATCACTGCCGAGATCCCCACGCCTCAGCGCCTGGAGCG encodes:
- a CDS encoding PLP-dependent aminotransferase family protein; this encodes MKPRVDDVMWQRLFSRYSHAHTTLQQRIRETLVAAILDGHLRPDTALPSCRELARHLGVARSTVVLAYQHLVDEGFLIARERSGYYINREILIGRVHHDPDLHPTLADQPAWSERLRIHPSAQRNIVKPRDWKRHPYPFIYGQLDPELFPIAEWRECCRQALSVAEIRAWATDSIDRDDSLLLEQIQTRLLPRRGVFATAEEILITLGAQHALYLLAQLLIGPGDTLGMEEPGYPDARNIFALCTDRLRPIPVDDDGLVVDERLSGCAYVYVTPSHQSPTTVTMPLARREALLARAIRDDFVLIEDDYESEINFVGEPCPALKSLDTANRVIYVGSLSKTLAPGLRLGFMVGPSDLIREARALRRLMLRHPPANNERAVALFLAMGYHDALLRHLGAAYKVRWEAMGAALNRHLPDSARMPSFGGTAYWVRGPAALDARVLQAAAYERGIIIEAGDINFMASDPPRNFFRLGFSSIPTERIEPGIRLLAELIYRLA
- a CDS encoding AAA family ATPase, translating into MTEILLSKPERMVSVRELFGIDTELKVPAFSERNDHVPEIDEAYRFNPDVTLAILAGFTRDRRVMVQGLHGTGKSTHIEQVAARLNWPCVRVNLDGHISRLDLVGKDTIVVRDGLQVTEFQEGIVPWALQRPVALIFDEYDAGRPDVMFVIQRILERDGKFTLLDQNRVIRPHPYFRLFATSNTVGLGNLSGMYHGTQVLNHAQIDRWNIVATLNYLPRDEEVAIVLARVPEKNTEKGRRLIESMVALAELTRKGFAAGDLSTLMSPRTVITWAENCEIFRDPALAFRLSFLNKCDEVERPIVAEYYQRCFAQELEESWMRESAAAAPGGR
- a CDS encoding sulfite exporter TauE/SafE family protein is translated as MSIDSLLALLAIVAVGTYFQTVTGFGLGMIVMGATSGFALAPVSVAAAVVSLVTLVNSAVALPGKLHHIDWRAARAVLVGVGPAIIAGVLLLDYLSSVTARLLQFLLGAAIIYSGVVFARRPAQLPERSSDRSFFISGFASGLFGGLFGMAGPPVIFHFYRQPLELVAIRNMLLLVFAFTSGSRTLFIAAQGRLDSEIWLLTACAVPLVALATVLGRRYPPPFAPQAMRRVACAALLVIGASLVMSALTFTGG
- a CDS encoding IclR family transcriptional regulator, producing the protein MALTRVMKTEVPKIDGDTPTMRLFALLEVIAEKDQLVSLQGLVEETGLPKPTLHRMLQQLEAAGMLQRDGDGRHYSTGVRLHRLAENLLLNNTVHGARHIVLRQLVEEVGESCNITAFSGSEVLYLDRVETAAPLRFYLHPGSRVPAHCSASGKLFLAQMTPAQRRRLLAHAPLERYTQNTLTDLAQLEAEIERVRAAGYSIDDEEFLPGLLCIAVLVPSPSGRSNMGIAIQGPIIRMTREKALQYLPALRRAADALAAIEAESITGDESGTPHAKRTQASR
- a CDS encoding aminotransferase class III-fold pyridoxal phosphate-dependent enzyme; this encodes MRPETTFRSVWRLWLRPGERVSGQCSSSCRRTDDDVCDRYRPQLSLDAVYRQPRLQGRSAPGGAGRGYVLLEPYRYQREQLFERAAAMSGYFLDSLFELRDLPLVSDIRGYGMLAGIDLLCDGVPGRRGHEVQKRLFDAGLHIKTTGDAGIIAPALIAEKQHIDELCSILRDVLSRL
- a CDS encoding alcohol dehydrogenase catalytic domain-containing protein; translated protein: MPYAIRIYEYGGPEVLRWEEVAVGEPGPGEVRLRQTAIGLNFIDTYHRSGLYPLPSLPSGLGSEGAGVVEAVGEGVSDLSPGDRVAYAGGPVGAYAEVRLMPAVRLVKLPEGIAEETAAAMMLAGMTAQYLLRRTYPVKAGDTVLIHAAAGGVGS
- the pta gene encoding phosphate acetyltransferase, encoding MKAINRIIDRARAQPGRIVLCEGEDPRILQAALRATREGTAKIILVGNRAKIEHAADTNAISLADMEIIDPADSPLIPTFAEELFALRRKKGMTLEQAQQEVLKPLCFANLMVRLGHADGSVAGAVHTTADVVRNAIQIIGVDPACKLVSSFFLMMLCQPFHTLKGGLIFSDCGLVVDPNAEELADIAMAAADSARSLLAEEPRVAMLSFSTSGSAKHAAVDKVVNATHIVKAQRPGLAIDGDVQLDAAIVAEIANRKLPDSQVKGKANVLIFPNLAAGNIGYKLAERVGGAVAIGPLLQGLAKPANDLSRGCSAEDIFHVIAVTVVQAQMAAAKAHG